One window of the Pedobacter ginsengisoli genome contains the following:
- the gcvH gene encoding glycine cleavage system protein GcvH yields the protein MNFPSELKYTKDHEWLRIEGNEAYIGITDFAQRELGDIVYIDINTVGDEVSKDEVFGTVEAVKTVSDLFMPVTATVTETNAALNDNPELVNSDPYGQGWMVKVSVSDLSEVDGLLTADAYKALVGA from the coding sequence ATGAATTTTCCATCAGAATTAAAGTACACTAAAGACCACGAATGGCTTAGAATTGAGGGTAATGAGGCTTACATTGGTATTACTGATTTTGCACAGCGTGAGCTTGGTGATATCGTATATATAGACATTAACACTGTAGGTGATGAAGTGAGCAAAGATGAGGTATTTGGTACTGTTGAAGCGGTTAAAACAGTTTCAGACTTGTTTATGCCAGTAACAGCTACTGTTACCGAAACTAATGCTGCTCTTAATGATAACCCTGAGCTGGTAAATTCTGATCCATATGGACAGGGATGGATGGTTAAAGTATCAGTTTCTGATCTTTCTGAAGTTGATGGTCTGTTAACCGCCGATGCTTACAAGGCACTTGTAGGAGCATAA
- the sprA gene encoding cell surface protein SprA, with protein sequence MALSQVVVGRVASDTSKNLFGLKEKQRLGIRPSSNSFKPLPDNVKRDVEYDAVNKRYIIRQLIGDKLLSAPQYLTIDEYQRLISSEIKRDNWRVLSNEEINDVRRTGIIPSLSINSKAFERIFGGNTINIQPRGEAELTFLGRINKNENPLFNERQRLQGNFDFNQRIQMDVIGNIGTKLKVNMNYNTEAQFDFENQIKLDYTGGDDDIIKKIEAGNVSLPLNTTLISGTQALFGIKTQLQFGKLNVNTVFTQQKSQSREIQINNGAQQNEYRLSADNYEANKHYFLAQYFRDNYNKSLSNPPTITTGVIITKIEVWVTNKAGNTQDSRDVLAFMDLGENKPYNTTLGGGTSVLPSGFKNIQFPKHSNNLLDMLPADARQTNSNAIISFFQQAGGTDNYAKLTYARRLTEREFTFQPKLGYISLNNALNTDEVLAVAYRYTYNGVEYQVGEFTTDVPFDQANPKVLFAKLLKNETTKVNLPTWGLMMKNIYSIGGYQISQQNFKLDIFRIDEKTGIERPVITEGEKLDEFKRPLKDKLWIQVAGLDRLNQQDELKPDGIFDFQTENNPFNSNASSNASNSFGNSNSLNNTNNINNTSGNTAYVLSNTKNGYITIDPLNGRIIFPLVEPFGRDLASQFLPTEQAFIDKYTYTALYDSTKVVAQQLFTKQNRYIIKGSYQSDIASEFSLNAINVPEGSVRVFAGTIPLQEGVDFTVDYQGGRVKILNTGILISGQPIRISTENNELFGLQQRSLFGARLDYKVNNKLNLGGTIMNLSEKPLTPKVNIGEEPISNTIWGFDVNYNSPSRFLTKLVDKLPFLSTKAPSSITFSGEFAQLLPGHPNALNFGGKSGGVSYLDDFEASRSVIDLKSAVAWQLSGTPQLFPESNLINDLAYGYNRARIAFYNIDPTFYNRNASNLPSSVRSNRTELSNHYVREIIEQEVFPFKETSTGQSITLPTLDVAFYPTVRGPYNYAPTGFSSNGLLNNPKSRWGGLFRRIETNDFEALNIEFIELWVMDPNIYKPNSAGGDLYFNIGNISEDILKDGRKSLENGLPANGDPSKFDETNWGRVPKLQPVVQAFDNDPDARRSQDVGLDGLSSTDERSKFAALINQIKGQLNPDAAAELENDPSSDDYSYYRSNALDQEGAGILKRYQRYNGTEGNSKTPQQSQEDFGVENSASTSLPDGEDINRDNNMTQSDEYFQYKVSMRPGDLMVGQNFVTDKVTSQVKLANGQTQPVTWYQIRIPLAQYQQKVGNIQDFKSIRFIRMFLTNYADTTVLRFGKIQLIRGEWRQYNAKNDPAQVIVDPVLQPIGADNSTIEVATVNIEENGKRTPIPYVVPPGIERERDFSNYRGDTRQNEQSLAVTVKNLRDGYGRAAFKTAINDFRSYKHLEMYIHLEALGSNVLNNNDLSAFLRIGTDNQDNYYEYAQPLRVTGPGTSDPYAIWPDQNKLDIELEIFQKAKIARNKAMLNGQPWPVNIPFEFIENGKTITIKGQPDMSKVRVYMLGVKNPLRNPVNPGEDDGLDKNAQIWFNELRLTQFDERGGWAATARMNAQLADFADVNISGSKSTIGFGSLEKRVSERNRADNVFFDISSSMELGKFLPQKSGVKIPMFVSYSSQISTPQYDPRTPDIELKTALEGATRAEKKEILNYAQDYTTRNSISFTNVRKERTDLDKKPQLWDVENLNASYAYTKFAHRDFINQNNIQQTYRASLAYNYAGQSKSYEPFAKIIKTNTLALLKELNFSLLPNSINFRIDLDRYYSENSLRNNDPNNAIPINTTFNKNFLVTRVYGISWNFTRSLTLDFDATNYSIIDEPEGRINGMKRDTLWQNLKRLGRTTDYSHNLNVTYNLPINKIPGMDWLNVTTRYGTSFNWQTEPLSTLRNPLIDLGNTIQNSRIIQINPNLNLASLYNKFGFVRKAGTGTADKQSGAGFFVGLLTGVKNIVGAYTQTRGIFMPGYLPKTNYFGIDDITGAPGLGFVFGSQRDIRSMAVNNGWLTTDTLQSQLYVNTLREDLSFTSLIEPIRDLTITLTANKNRTSNFSTNYRYNTDKREFEDLSPYTTGDYSVSFISLRTAFSEKSGSTVSSLFNQFMANRQVISQRLGAQNPNSRGIINGYADGYDKNAQDVVVSAFLAAYSGRSASSVSLNSLPSIPLPNWRLNYRGLTRIAFLADRFNSIDVRHSYRSVYSINSFNSLLRYQESNGAVISREDANGGNFLPKFQYSQVTIAEQFAPLIGVDTRLKNNMTANFEYGRSRLLGLSLANSQLAQLTENNMVFGLGYRTNKFRFPFGLFKGLKTDNNMDFKLDIALRDNKTVIYRADITEAEVSSGAKNITFRPSVDYVLNQRFNVRVFYDSNVTKPYTSQTFNTSFSNFGFSLRITLN encoded by the coding sequence ATGGCTCTCTCTCAAGTTGTTGTTGGGCGGGTTGCCAGTGATACGTCAAAGAATTTATTCGGTTTAAAGGAGAAGCAAAGGTTGGGTATAAGGCCATCATCAAATTCTTTTAAGCCTTTGCCTGATAATGTGAAAAGGGATGTGGAGTATGATGCGGTAAATAAAAGATATATCATAAGACAGCTGATTGGTGACAAGTTGTTGTCTGCACCTCAATACCTTACCATCGATGAGTATCAGCGACTGATCAGCAGTGAAATTAAGCGCGATAACTGGAGGGTGCTTTCAAATGAAGAGATTAATGATGTAAGAAGAACGGGGATTATTCCTAGTTTGAGTATTAACAGCAAGGCTTTCGAGAGAATATTTGGGGGTAATACCATTAATATCCAACCCAGGGGAGAGGCTGAACTGACCTTTTTGGGCAGGATAAATAAAAACGAAAATCCGCTGTTTAATGAACGGCAGCGACTTCAGGGGAATTTTGATTTTAACCAGCGCATCCAGATGGATGTGATTGGTAACATCGGTACCAAGCTGAAGGTAAATATGAACTACAACACCGAGGCTCAATTTGATTTTGAGAATCAGATTAAGCTGGATTATACCGGTGGGGATGATGATATTATAAAGAAAATTGAGGCAGGTAATGTGAGCCTTCCATTGAATACTACCTTAATTAGCGGAACCCAGGCATTGTTTGGGATAAAAACACAATTGCAGTTTGGTAAACTGAATGTGAATACGGTTTTTACCCAGCAAAAATCGCAATCCAGGGAAATACAGATCAATAATGGTGCGCAGCAGAATGAATACAGACTAAGCGCTGATAATTATGAGGCCAATAAACACTATTTCCTTGCCCAGTATTTTAGAGATAACTACAATAAATCGCTTTCAAATCCTCCAACGATTACTACTGGTGTTATCATTACCAAAATAGAGGTATGGGTAACAAATAAAGCAGGTAATACCCAGGATTCAAGAGATGTGCTTGCATTTATGGATTTAGGAGAAAATAAACCTTATAATACGACTCTAGGTGGAGGGACTTCAGTGCTTCCTTCGGGGTTTAAGAATATCCAGTTTCCAAAGCATTCCAATAATTTATTGGATATGTTGCCGGCAGATGCGAGGCAAACCAATTCCAATGCAATTATTTCTTTCTTTCAACAGGCAGGGGGTACAGATAATTATGCAAAGCTTACTTATGCAAGACGGTTGACAGAACGTGAATTTACCTTTCAGCCTAAGCTGGGTTATATTTCCTTAAATAATGCCCTGAACACTGATGAGGTACTAGCTGTTGCTTATCGTTATACTTACAATGGTGTTGAATATCAGGTAGGTGAGTTTACTACTGATGTACCATTTGACCAGGCCAACCCTAAAGTTTTATTTGCAAAATTATTAAAGAATGAAACAACAAAAGTTAACCTGCCTACCTGGGGGTTAATGATGAAAAATATTTATTCTATTGGTGGGTACCAGATCAGTCAGCAGAATTTTAAGCTTGATATATTTAGGATTGATGAGAAGACAGGTATTGAAAGACCTGTAATTACTGAGGGCGAGAAGCTGGATGAATTTAAAAGGCCTTTAAAGGATAAATTATGGATACAGGTTGCAGGTTTGGACCGCTTGAATCAGCAGGATGAATTGAAGCCAGATGGGATTTTTGATTTTCAGACGGAGAACAATCCATTTAATTCAAATGCCAGCTCCAATGCTTCCAACTCATTTGGGAACAGCAATTCGCTGAATAATACCAATAACATTAACAATACAAGTGGAAATACAGCCTATGTGCTTTCCAATACCAAAAATGGCTATATCACTATAGATCCATTAAATGGCCGAATAATTTTTCCGCTGGTTGAGCCTTTTGGGAGGGATTTAGCGAGCCAATTTTTGCCAACGGAACAGGCTTTTATTGATAAATATACTTATACGGCATTATATGATTCTACCAAGGTTGTTGCACAGCAATTGTTTACCAAACAAAACAGGTACATTATAAAGGGAAGCTATCAGTCAGATATTGCGTCGGAGTTTAGCCTGAATGCCATCAATGTGCCTGAGGGATCAGTAAGGGTTTTTGCCGGTACAATCCCTTTGCAGGAAGGTGTTGATTTTACAGTAGACTATCAGGGAGGCAGGGTTAAAATATTAAATACAGGGATCTTAATATCAGGTCAGCCCATTAGGATCTCAACTGAAAATAACGAGCTTTTTGGACTGCAGCAGCGCTCCTTATTTGGTGCCAGGCTGGACTATAAGGTAAATAATAAGCTGAATTTGGGGGGTACAATAATGAACCTTTCCGAAAAGCCATTAACCCCGAAAGTAAATATTGGAGAAGAACCCATTTCAAATACCATTTGGGGCTTTGATGTTAATTACAATTCTCCATCCAGGTTTTTAACCAAGCTGGTTGATAAATTGCCTTTCCTTTCAACAAAAGCCCCTTCGAGCATTACGTTTTCGGGAGAGTTTGCCCAATTGTTACCGGGCCACCCAAATGCCCTGAACTTTGGAGGTAAGAGTGGTGGGGTAAGTTACCTTGACGATTTTGAAGCATCGAGGTCTGTGATAGATCTTAAAAGTGCTGTAGCCTGGCAATTATCAGGTACACCGCAATTATTTCCTGAATCGAACCTGATCAATGACCTTGCTTATGGATATAACAGGGCGCGGATAGCATTTTATAATATTGATCCTACTTTTTATAACAGGAATGCCAGTAACTTACCTTCCAGTGTAAGGAGTAACCGTACAGAATTGTCTAACCATTACGTGCGCGAAATTATAGAGCAAGAGGTTTTTCCTTTTAAGGAGACCAGTACCGGTCAGTCGATCACCTTACCAACTTTAGACGTTGCTTTTTATCCGACCGTAAGAGGGCCATATAATTACGCACCTACCGGATTCAGTTCTAATGGATTGTTAAATAATCCTAAATCAAGATGGGGTGGTTTATTCAGAAGGATTGAAACCAATGACTTTGAAGCACTGAATATTGAGTTTATAGAATTATGGGTTATGGACCCGAATATTTATAAACCGAATTCTGCGGGTGGTGATTTGTATTTTAATATCGGAAATATTTCGGAAGACATTCTTAAGGACGGTCGTAAATCATTAGAAAATGGTTTGCCTGCCAATGGTGATCCGAGTAAATTTGATGAAACAAACTGGGGCAGGGTACCAAAACTGCAACCGGTAGTTCAGGCATTTGATAATGATCCCGATGCCAGAAGAAGCCAGGACGTAGGATTGGATGGATTGTCCAGTACAGATGAGCGTTCAAAATTCGCAGCACTTATTAATCAGATAAAAGGGCAGCTGAATCCTGATGCTGCTGCTGAATTAGAGAATGACCCCTCATCGGACGATTATTCATATTACAGAAGTAATGCACTGGATCAGGAAGGAGCAGGGATTTTAAAGCGCTATCAGCGATACAATGGCACTGAAGGAAACTCTAAAACCCCTCAGCAATCTCAGGAAGATTTTGGTGTAGAAAATTCAGCTTCTACATCTTTACCAGACGGAGAAGACATCAACAGAGATAACAATATGACTCAGTCTGACGAGTATTTTCAGTATAAGGTATCTATGCGCCCCGGCGATTTGATGGTGGGGCAAAACTTTGTTACCGATAAGGTGACCTCGCAGGTTAAGCTGGCTAACGGACAAACTCAGCCTGTTACCTGGTACCAGATCAGAATTCCATTGGCACAGTACCAACAGAAGGTTGGCAATATTCAGGATTTTAAATCTATCCGGTTTATCAGGATGTTCCTGACCAATTATGCCGATACTACTGTATTAAGATTTGGAAAAATCCAATTGATAAGGGGAGAGTGGCGTCAGTATAATGCAAAGAATGATCCTGCACAGGTTATTGTTGATCCGGTGTTACAACCTATCGGGGCAGACAATTCGACAATTGAAGTGGCAACTGTAAACATTGAAGAGAATGGAAAGCGTACACCAATACCTTACGTTGTTCCGCCAGGTATTGAAAGAGAACGTGATTTTAGCAACTACCGCGGTGATACCAGGCAGAATGAGCAATCGCTGGCGGTAACGGTAAAGAATTTAAGAGATGGTTATGGAAGGGCGGCATTTAAAACTGCTATTAATGACTTTAGATCTTATAAGCATCTGGAAATGTACATTCACCTTGAAGCCCTTGGCAGCAATGTGTTAAACAATAATGATTTGAGTGCTTTTTTAAGGATTGGTACCGATAACCAGGATAATTATTACGAGTACGCACAGCCTTTAAGAGTTACTGGTCCGGGAACAAGTGATCCTTATGCAATCTGGCCAGATCAGAATAAATTGGACATTGAACTTGAGATTTTTCAAAAGGCTAAAATAGCAAGAAACAAGGCGATGCTTAACGGTCAGCCATGGCCGGTAAATATTCCTTTTGAATTTATTGAGAACGGAAAAACGATTACCATAAAGGGGCAGCCTGATATGAGTAAGGTTAGGGTTTATATGCTTGGGGTGAAAAACCCGCTCCGAAACCCTGTAAATCCAGGCGAAGATGATGGGCTGGACAAAAATGCCCAGATATGGTTTAATGAATTAAGGCTAACCCAATTTGATGAAAGGGGCGGCTGGGCTGCAACGGCAAGGATGAATGCGCAACTTGCAGATTTTGCGGATGTAAATATTTCAGGAAGTAAATCGACCATAGGATTTGGTTCGTTGGAAAAAAGAGTAAGCGAAAGAAACAGGGCAGACAATGTGTTTTTTGATATCTCCTCGAGTATGGAGCTGGGTAAGTTTTTACCTCAGAAATCGGGTGTGAAAATTCCTATGTTCGTGAGTTATTCAAGTCAGATCAGTACCCCTCAGTATGATCCAAGAACGCCCGATATAGAATTGAAAACAGCACTTGAAGGAGCTACCAGAGCAGAGAAAAAAGAGATTTTAAACTATGCCCAGGATTACACTACCCGCAATAGCATCAGTTTTACCAATGTAAGAAAGGAACGTACAGATCTTGATAAAAAGCCACAGCTTTGGGATGTAGAGAATTTAAATGCTAGCTATGCCTATACTAAATTTGCCCATAGAGATTTTATAAATCAGAATAATATACAGCAAACTTACAGAGCTTCGTTAGCCTATAATTATGCAGGCCAGTCAAAAAGTTATGAGCCTTTTGCGAAGATCATTAAAACCAATACACTGGCATTGTTGAAAGAGCTAAACTTTAGCCTGCTGCCAAATTCAATCAATTTCAGGATTGATCTTGATCGTTATTATTCGGAAAACAGCCTTCGCAACAATGATCCGAATAATGCCATTCCTATAAATACAACTTTTAATAAAAACTTCCTGGTTACAAGGGTATATGGTATTTCCTGGAACTTTACACGTTCCCTTACTTTAGATTTTGATGCGACCAACTACTCCATTATTGATGAGCCGGAAGGCAGAATTAATGGAATGAAAAGGGACACACTGTGGCAGAATTTAAAACGACTGGGCAGAACTACAGACTACTCACATAATTTAAATGTGACCTATAACCTGCCGATAAATAAGATTCCGGGAATGGACTGGTTAAATGTAACCACACGTTATGGAACAAGTTTTAACTGGCAAACAGAACCTTTGTCGACCCTTAGAAACCCACTTATTGATTTGGGTAATACCATTCAGAATTCAAGAATTATCCAGATAAATCCAAATCTGAACCTTGCCAGTCTTTATAATAAATTTGGCTTTGTCAGAAAGGCCGGAACCGGTACTGCCGATAAGCAATCAGGGGCAGGTTTTTTTGTGGGCTTACTTACCGGTGTTAAAAATATTGTAGGTGCCTATACACAGACCAGAGGGATATTTATGCCGGGGTATTTGCCCAAGACCAATTACTTTGGTATTGATGATATAACCGGCGCACCTGGATTGGGATTTGTGTTTGGAAGTCAGCGCGACATACGAAGCATGGCGGTTAATAATGGCTGGCTTACAACAGATACCTTACAATCGCAACTCTATGTAAATACACTAAGAGAGGATTTAAGTTTTACTAGTTTAATAGAGCCAATTCGGGACCTGACCATTACCCTTACTGCAAATAAAAACAGGACATCGAATTTCTCAACAAACTATAGGTATAACACTGATAAACGTGAATTTGAGGATTTGAGTCCATACACAACCGGCGACTATAGCGTTTCATTTATTTCTTTACGCACGGCGTTCTCAGAAAAATCGGGCAGTACGGTTTCTAGTCTGTTCAATCAGTTTATGGCCAACCGACAGGTAATTTCACAGCGTTTGGGTGCGCAAAATCCAAATTCAAGAGGTATTATTAATGGCTATGCAGATGGGTACGATAAGAATGCTCAGGATGTAGTTGTTTCCGCATTTTTAGCGGCCTATTCCGGCCGAAGTGCTTCTTCTGTAAGCCTGAACTCACTGCCAAGTATTCCTTTGCCCAACTGGCGTTTAAATTACCGTGGGTTAACCCGTATTGCTTTCCTTGCAGATCGTTTTAACTCCATAGATGTAAGACATTCGTATCGCTCAGTTTATAGTATAAACAGCTTTAATTCTTTATTAAGGTATCAGGAAAGTAATGGCGCTGTAATTAGTAGGGAAGATGCCAATGGTGGGAATTTCCTGCCTAAGTTCCAATATTCGCAGGTTACCATAGCCGAACAATTTGCACCGCTTATTGGTGTTGATACCAGGTTAAAAAATAACATGACTGCTAATTTTGAGTACGGACGATCGAGATTACTGGGCTTAAGCCTTGCCAACAGTCAGCTGGCCCAATTAACAGAAAACAATATGGTGTTTGGACTTGGATACAGGACAAATAAATTCAGGTTCCCATTTGGATTATTTAAGGGGCTAAAAACCGACAATAACATGGACTTTAAACTGGATATTGCATTAAGGGACAATAAGACTGTAATTTACCGTGCAGATATTACAGAGGCAGAAGTTTCCTCGGGTGCCAAAAATATAACCTTTAGGCCAAGTGTAGATTACGTGCTTAACCAGCGTTTTAATGTGCGTGTATTTTATGATTCTAATGTTACCAAACCATATACTTCGCAAACCTTTAACACTTCTTTCAGTAATTTTGGATTTAGTTTACGGATTACTCTTAATTAA
- the ruvA gene encoding Holliday junction branch migration protein RuvA has protein sequence MFAYIDGKLTFKCPAYIVVEAGGVGYHINISLNTYSSLADTERCKIYTWLHVKEDAHTLYGFADEGERRLFLHLISVSGIGPNTGRMMLSSITPNEIQAAIISGDLPLIQRIKGIGAKSAQRLVLELQDKLKKEGTGSLIAAPLNNTVKEEALSALMMLGFAKPASEKAIDGAVKVGGQDLSVEQMIKLALKNL, from the coding sequence ATGTTTGCATATATTGATGGTAAGTTAACCTTTAAATGCCCTGCGTATATTGTAGTGGAAGCCGGGGGTGTTGGCTACCATATTAATATATCTCTAAATACCTACAGTAGCCTTGCTGATACTGAGCGTTGTAAAATCTATACCTGGCTTCACGTTAAGGAGGATGCCCATACACTTTATGGCTTTGCCGATGAAGGTGAAAGAAGATTGTTTCTGCACCTGATTTCGGTATCAGGCATAGGGCCAAATACGGGAAGGATGATGCTTTCGTCTATTACTCCCAATGAAATTCAGGCGGCTATTATTAGCGGAGACCTGCCACTTATACAACGTATAAAAGGAATAGGTGCAAAGTCTGCACAGAGACTTGTTCTTGAACTGCAGGACAAACTAAAGAAAGAAGGAACGGGGTCGTTAATTGCGGCCCCTTTAAACAATACCGTAAAGGAAGAAGCTTTATCAGCTTTAATGATGCTTGGTTTTGCAAAACCTGCCTCAGAAAAAGCAATTGATGGCGCAGTGAAGGTGGGTGGTCAGGATTTATCAGTAGAACAAATGATTAAACTAGCCCTGAAGAATTTATAA
- a CDS encoding ferrous iron transport protein A, whose protein sequence is MKLSQLNPGEQGTIVAFTDLEMSVKLMEMGCLPGETVEVERFAPLGDPIAIRVAGYQLCLRKNEASIIIIQ, encoded by the coding sequence ATGAAACTTTCGCAGTTAAATCCAGGAGAACAGGGTACTATCGTAGCATTTACAGATCTCGAAATGTCTGTAAAATTAATGGAAATGGGATGCTTGCCTGGTGAAACAGTAGAGGTGGAACGTTTTGCGCCCCTTGGTGATCCAATTGCTATTCGCGTTGCGGGATATCAACTTTGTTTGCGCAAAAACGAAGCATCTATTATTATAATTCAATAA
- a CDS encoding VanZ family protein codes for MNKFGELKYQIWAIVWTVVILVLCNIKMPDTSGSGFFFEGFDKFVHLGFFYVLTILLFFGKIRHQHNYSFRSLTIFKIIVITAALGGGIELLQWKVFTYRSAEWWDFGCDMIGVLMGVFSYILLHKSNYNEKAN; via the coding sequence ATGAATAAATTCGGGGAATTAAAATATCAGATATGGGCCATTGTCTGGACCGTTGTAATTTTAGTGCTTTGTAATATAAAAATGCCTGATACCAGTGGTTCAGGCTTTTTTTTTGAAGGCTTTGATAAGTTTGTCCATTTAGGTTTTTTTTATGTGCTTACTATCCTTTTATTTTTCGGTAAAATAAGGCACCAGCACAATTACAGCTTTCGCTCTTTAACCATATTTAAGATCATTGTTATTACGGCTGCGCTTGGTGGTGGTATTGAACTGTTGCAATGGAAAGTATTTACTTACCGCTCTGCAGAATGGTGGGATTTTGGTTGCGACATGATTGGTGTTTTAATGGGTGTTTTTAGTTATATTTTGCTGCATAAATCTAATTACAATGAAAAAGCAAATTAA